In the genome of Noviherbaspirillum saxi, the window GCGGACAGCTTGGGCGGCGGTGGCGGCCAGGTGATATTGCCTTCCTTGATCACCGTAGTGCCGCGGATCACTTCATCGTCCATGTTGACATTGATCGTGCCGTCCTTGTTCTTGCACAGTTCTTCAGTCAGGCGCAGCAGATTGGTTGCATACAGGGTGCTCGACTGCTTGGACAGGCGGCTTGGCAGGTCGGCGTAGCCGATGATGGTCACGCCATGTCTGACCACGACGGTGCCCGGTTCGGTCAGTTCGCAATTGCCGCCCTGCTCCGATGCCAGATCGACGATCACGCTGCCCGGCTTCATGGATTGCACCATTTCGGTGGTAATCAGCTTGGGCGCCGGCTTGCCGGGAATCAGCGCGGTGGTGATGATGATGTCGACTTCCTTGGCTTGCTTGGCGAAGGTATCGCGCTGGGCTTTCTGGAAGCCTTCGCTCATGACCTTGGCGTAGCCGCCGACGCCGGAGCCTTCCTCGGTATAGTCGACAGCGACGAACTCGCCGCCCATCGACTTGACCTGATCGCCGACTTCCGGACGGGTATCGTTGGCGCGCACGATGGCGCCCAGGCCGGACGCGGCGCCGATGGCCGCCAGACCGGCCACGCCTGCGCCGATCACAAAGACTTTGGCCGGCGGTACCTTGCCCGCGGCGGTGATCTGGCCGGTGAAGAAGCGGCCGAAATGGTGAGCGGCTTCGATCACGGCGCGATAGCCGGCGATATTGGCCATGGAGCTCAATGCATCCATTTTTTGCGCGCGCGACATGCGCGGAACGCTATCCATTGCCAGCACGGTCACCTGTTTGGCGGCCAGTTGCTGCATCAGCTCAGGGTTTTGCGCCGGCCAGATGAAACTGATCAGCGTCGTGCCCGGGCGGATCAGCGCGACCTCTTCCGGACTCGGTGCGCGTACCTTGAACACGATGTTCGAGGTCGACCACAACTGGGCCGCGTCCGGTACGATGCTGGCGCCGGCGGCGGCATAGGTGTCGTCGCTGAAGTTGGCAGGATCGCCCGCACCGGACTCGACCGCAACCGAAAAGCCCAGTTTGATGAGCTTTTCGACAACGTCAGGTACGGTAGCGACGCGCTTTTCACCGGGAAAAATTTCCCGGGGTACTCCGATAATCAGAGACATGTGCTTCCCCAAGTGATGTGAATAAGTATTCTTAAGTATTCTGCGGTTCGGACAACCCGCCTTCGGCCGTCCGCCCATCCGGTACCCGCAAGCCGGCATGGGATATTTCGATTTAATAATTCTTACAGCGATCTTACACGGAATCCAAAAATTAGCACAACCGTTCTTTTTTCTCTTTTATTCGGCAATCAGCTTGTAGAGAACGATTTTTCGCAAAAAAAGGCGCATTGCTTCCGCTGTTTCGATCAGTTGAAAAAATTGAATGTACCAGCTTTTGCCACACCATTGATCACCCAATGGCAATAGTTGCGCAAAATCAAGATGGCTTCCTTTTGACGCACGATCATGCTTCACTTCAATGGCGAGATGAAACACCACGCCATGCCTCGTTGCGACGGCATGATTGGTAGCCGCAAGGTAAAATGTCGCCCTCTTCAAGGAATGTCATGTCTGAAGTCTGGAAACCCTCTGTCACTGTTGCTGCGATCGTCGAGCGCGCGGGACACTTTTTGCTGGTGGAAGAAGAAACCAGCGATGGCGTCCGTTTCAACCAGCCGGCGGGCCATCTCGATCCGAACGAATCGCTGATTCAGGCAGTCACGCGCGAGACGATGGAAGAAACCGCGCACGAATTCACGCCCACCGCCCTGGTCGGCATGTATATGTCGCGCTATGTTTCATCCCGCACGACCCAGCAGGTGACCTACTTGCGCTTTGCCTTTTGCGGCGAAGTCGGAAAAGAACATAAGCGTCCGCTGGATGTCGGCATCCTGCGCGCAGTCTGGATGACGCGCGAGGAAATGCTGGAATGCGAAAGCACCCACCGCAGTCCCCTGGTGATGCGTTGCGTCGAGGATTACCTGGCGGGCCAACGCGCTCCCTTGTCCGTCATCTATACGCATCCCAGCGTCATCGGGGAATTCCGTGGCTAAGAAACGCGTCGTCATCGGCATGTCGGGCGGCGTCGATTCGTCGGTATCGGCCTGGCTGCTGAAAGAACAAGGGTATGAAGTCATCGGCCTGTTCATGAAAAACTGGGAAGACGATGACGATTCCGAATACTGCTCGACGCGCGAGGACTGGATCGATGCCGCCAGCGTGGCCGACGTGGTCGGTGTCGATATCGAAGCGGTCAACTTTGCCGCCGAATACAAGGACCGCGTCTTTGCGGAATTCCTGCGCGAATACCAGGCTGGCCGCACGCCCAATCCGGACGTGCTGTGCAATGCGGAAATCAAGTTCAAAGCCTTCCTCGACCATGCGATGAAGCTGGGCGCGGACCTGATCGCGACCGGCCACTACGCACGCGTGCGGCAAGCGGCGAATGGCCGCTTCGAACTGCTCAAGGCGCTCGACGCCAGCAAGGACCAAAGCTATTTTCTGCACCGGCTCAATCAGGCGCAATTGTCGAAAACCCTGTTCCCGCTCGGAGAAATTCCGAAGACCGAAGTGCGCCAGATCGCGGAGCGCATCGGACTGCCGAATGCAAAGAAAAAGGATTCGACCGGTATCTGCTTCATCGGCGAACGGCCCTTCCGCGAATTTCTGAACCGCTATCTCTCGTACAAGCCGGGACCGATGATGACGCCGGACGGCACCGTCGTCGGCGAGCATGTCGGACTCAGCTTTTACACGCTGGGCCAACGTAAAGGTATAGGCCTGGGCGGCATCAAGTCGTACCAGAATGCGGAAGGCAGCAGCGATGCCTGGTATGTCGCCAAAAAGGATGTGGAGAACAATATCCTGTACGTGGTGCAAGGCCATGACCATCCGTGGCTGCTTTCGGGTGCGCTCGAATCCGCACAGGCGAGCTGGATCGCCGGCGAGCCGCCAGCTGCTGGCCAACTGGCGGCAAAGACGCGCTATCGCCAGGCCGATGTTCCCTGCATGATCGCTGCAGACAGTACGGATCGCTTTTCCCTGTCGTTCCCGACACCGCAATGGGCAGTCACGCCTGGGCAATCGGCCGTGCTGTATGACGGCCAAGTGTGCCTCGGCGGCGGCATCATCAATACGGCCGGAAATTAGCACTTCGTCGCCGGCTTTCCATGAATTTCCGGACCTGCTTCCGGATCGCGCGAAATAGTTACA includes:
- a CDS encoding Re/Si-specific NAD(P)(+) transhydrogenase subunit alpha; translated protein: MSLIIGVPREIFPGEKRVATVPDVVEKLIKLGFSVAVESGAGDPANFSDDTYAAAGASIVPDAAQLWSTSNIVFKVRAPSPEEVALIRPGTTLISFIWPAQNPELMQQLAAKQVTVLAMDSVPRMSRAQKMDALSSMANIAGYRAVIEAAHHFGRFFTGQITAAGKVPPAKVFVIGAGVAGLAAIGAASGLGAIVRANDTRPEVGDQVKSMGGEFVAVDYTEEGSGVGGYAKVMSEGFQKAQRDTFAKQAKEVDIIITTALIPGKPAPKLITTEMVQSMKPGSVIVDLASEQGGNCELTEPGTVVVRHGVTIIGYADLPSRLSKQSSTLYATNLLRLTEELCKNKDGTINVNMDDEVIRGTTVIKEGNITWPPPPPKLSAAPAGQAAQAKPAVAPAPKGHGHGASGAPASGSRIAIVFGVAAALFWLIGAYAPAAFLGHFTVFVLACFVGYMVVWNVTPALHTPLMSVTNAISSIIAIGALVQVAPPLAMGAERPGDWIRWLAVIGIVLTTINMFGGFAVTRRMLAMFRK
- a CDS encoding NUDIX hydrolase, coding for MSEVWKPSVTVAAIVERAGHFLLVEEETSDGVRFNQPAGHLDPNESLIQAVTRETMEETAHEFTPTALVGMYMSRYVSSRTTQQVTYLRFAFCGEVGKEHKRPLDVGILRAVWMTREEMLECESTHRSPLVMRCVEDYLAGQRAPLSVIYTHPSVIGEFRG
- the mnmA gene encoding tRNA 2-thiouridine(34) synthase MnmA; protein product: MAKKRVVIGMSGGVDSSVSAWLLKEQGYEVIGLFMKNWEDDDDSEYCSTREDWIDAASVADVVGVDIEAVNFAAEYKDRVFAEFLREYQAGRTPNPDVLCNAEIKFKAFLDHAMKLGADLIATGHYARVRQAANGRFELLKALDASKDQSYFLHRLNQAQLSKTLFPLGEIPKTEVRQIAERIGLPNAKKKDSTGICFIGERPFREFLNRYLSYKPGPMMTPDGTVVGEHVGLSFYTLGQRKGIGLGGIKSYQNAEGSSDAWYVAKKDVENNILYVVQGHDHPWLLSGALESAQASWIAGEPPAAGQLAAKTRYRQADVPCMIAADSTDRFSLSFPTPQWAVTPGQSAVLYDGQVCLGGGIINTAGN